A single window of Paenibacillus sp. SYP-B4298 DNA harbors:
- the argH gene encoding argininosuccinate lyase, with product MSKLWGGRFTKKTDQLVEEYTASIEFDKELAEEDIQGSLAHVTMLGKQGILSAEDVEQIQDGLHRVLQRIRRGEIEFAIADEDIHMNIEKSLIDDIGPVGGKLHTGRSRNDQVATDMHLYLRKRVVEFVGLLHKLQESLIGQAKENLDTIVPGYTHLQRAQPILFAHHLMAYVSMFGRDIERLQDSYKRINTLPLGAGALAGTTFPIDRHYVAEQLKFDRVYENSLDAVSDRDFIVEFLSHASLIMMHLSRLSEELILWSSTEFRFVELDDAFCTGSSIMPQKKNPDVPELVRGKTGRVYGDLVGLLTVLKSLPLAYNKDMQEDKEGMFDTVKTLQGALQLFAPMIATMKVNKQQMRQAVNQDFSNATDIADFLVGKGLPFRQAHEVIGKTVLYCIENNKYLLDLTLDEFKQFSTLFDDRIYQVLQPEQVVNARNVYGGTATVQVEAAIGRAQEQLEQTAAWVAEYLERSK from the coding sequence GTGAGCAAATTATGGGGCGGGCGCTTCACTAAAAAAACCGACCAATTGGTTGAGGAATATACAGCATCCATCGAATTCGACAAGGAGCTGGCGGAGGAGGACATCCAGGGCAGCCTGGCTCATGTCACGATGCTCGGCAAGCAGGGTATCCTGTCGGCGGAGGATGTGGAGCAGATTCAAGACGGGCTGCATCGCGTGCTGCAGCGCATCAGACGCGGCGAGATTGAATTCGCGATTGCCGATGAGGATATTCATATGAATATCGAGAAGTCGCTAATCGACGATATTGGTCCTGTCGGCGGGAAGCTGCATACCGGACGCAGCCGTAACGACCAGGTAGCAACCGATATGCATTTATACCTGCGCAAGCGTGTGGTCGAGTTCGTCGGGCTGCTGCACAAGCTGCAGGAGTCGCTGATCGGCCAGGCCAAGGAAAATCTCGATACGATTGTGCCGGGCTACACGCATCTGCAGCGGGCGCAGCCGATTCTGTTCGCTCATCATCTGATGGCGTATGTATCGATGTTTGGCCGCGATATTGAGCGTCTGCAGGATAGCTACAAGCGGATCAACACACTGCCGCTTGGCGCAGGCGCACTGGCGGGCACAACCTTCCCGATCGACCGCCATTATGTGGCGGAGCAGTTGAAATTCGATCGGGTCTACGAGAACAGCCTGGACGCTGTAAGCGACCGTGACTTTATCGTGGAATTTCTGTCCCATGCCTCGCTCATCATGATGCATCTGTCCCGTCTGAGCGAGGAGCTGATCCTGTGGTCGAGCACCGAATTCCGCTTCGTCGAGCTGGATGATGCCTTCTGCACAGGCAGCAGTATTATGCCGCAGAAGAAAAATCCCGATGTGCCGGAGCTGGTGCGCGGCAAGACGGGGCGGGTATACGGCGACCTGGTCGGTCTGCTGACTGTGCTCAAGTCGCTGCCGCTGGCCTACAACAAGGACATGCAAGAGGACAAGGAAGGCATGTTCGACACGGTGAAGACGCTGCAGGGAGCGTTGCAGTTGTTCGCGCCGATGATCGCGACGATGAAGGTCAACAAGCAGCAGATGCGTCAGGCGGTGAACCAGGATTTCTCCAACGCGACAGACATTGCAGACTTCCTCGTAGGCAAAGGGCTGCCGTTCCGGCAAGCGCATGAGGTGATTGGCAAGACGGTGCTGTATTGTATCGAGAACAACAAATATTTGCTGGATCTGACCTTGGATGAGTTCAAGCAATTCTCCACCCTGTTCGATGATCGCATCTATCAGGTGCTGCAGCCCGAGCAGGTGGTCAATGCCCGCAATGTCTATGGCGGGACAGCTACAGTACAAGTAGAGGCAGCTATTGGGCGCGCCCAGGAGCAGCTTGAGCAGACAGCCGCATGGGTAGCGGAGTATCTGGAGCGCAGCAAGTAA
- the argB gene encoding acetylglutamate kinase, whose protein sequence is MKEQRFVMKCGGSTLAALPPSFFEDLRALQEQGVRPVIVHGGGPAISETLSKLGIESEFVNGLRKTSNEVLDVVEMVLAGRINKEIVRKIGQSGAKAIGLSGVDGGLIQAEPVANHAEIGYVGDVTDVNAAIIEGIMELEYIPVIAPIGIDAAGQRYNINADTAAGAVASHLNVERMIVVTDVPGILKEMDGVKRVLPTVTIAEIEEMIASGEIYGGMIPKVRAAIQCIQGRVSEVVIVSGEEEAILSKVLQGGDAGTRIIKSEQGA, encoded by the coding sequence ATGAAGGAGCAGCGTTTTGTAATGAAATGCGGGGGCAGCACGCTTGCGGCGCTTCCGCCTTCCTTTTTTGAGGATCTTCGCGCTCTGCAGGAGCAGGGGGTTCGTCCTGTTATTGTTCATGGCGGCGGGCCGGCTATCTCCGAGACGCTGAGCAAGCTCGGCATTGAATCTGAATTTGTCAATGGCCTGCGCAAGACGAGCAACGAGGTGCTCGATGTTGTGGAGATGGTACTGGCTGGACGGATCAATAAGGAGATTGTGCGCAAGATCGGGCAGAGCGGCGCCAAAGCGATCGGGCTGAGCGGCGTAGACGGCGGACTGATTCAGGCGGAGCCTGTAGCGAATCATGCTGAGATCGGGTATGTGGGCGATGTGACGGATGTGAACGCCGCAATTATCGAAGGCATCATGGAGCTGGAATATATTCCGGTCATTGCTCCGATCGGCATCGATGCAGCAGGCCAACGCTATAACATTAATGCGGACACGGCGGCTGGTGCGGTGGCCTCTCACCTGAACGTGGAACGAATGATCGTAGTGACCGATGTACCAGGCATTCTGAAAGAGATGGACGGAGTGAAGAGGGTGCTGCCGACCGTGACGATTGCCGAGATCGAGGAGATGATTGCATCGGGCGAGATCTATGGCGGCATGATTCCGAAGGTGCGTGCTGCCATTCAATGCATCCAGGGGCGTGTCAGTGAAGTCGTCATCGTGAGCGGGGAAGAGGAAGCGATCCTGAGCAAGGTGCTGCAGGGCGGCGATGCGGGCACCCGCATTATTAAATCGGAGCAGGGGGCGTAG
- a CDS encoding acetylornithine transaminase, with translation MTDTAARGEALFPTYARFPLALVKGEGSWLWDDQGNKYLDFMSGIAVTNLGHAPQAVKEALVKQLDELWHVSNLFHIPNQEQAASLLVQHSCADAVFFCNSGAEANEAAIKLARRYQQKVQDNGRYEIITLTQSFHGRTLATLTATGQDKVKEGFGPLPEGFSYVPLHDEAALEAAITDKTAAIMLETVQAEGGVYPVRPAYLEFVRELCDRHGILLIIDEIQTGMGRTGKLFSYEHYSVEPDIFTLAKGLGSGFPVGAMLAKEKLREAFAPGSHGSTFGGTPLATAAVKATVETLVGDKVAERAAAAGSYLMEQLRTALASNPFVKEVRGKGLLIGIECAAPVGELITEARNRGLLMITAGPNVIRLLPSLVITNEDIDHGVRILTALLAEQAAPVASE, from the coding sequence ATGACGGATACGGCAGCAAGGGGAGAAGCGTTGTTCCCGACCTATGCCAGATTTCCGCTGGCGCTCGTCAAGGGCGAGGGCAGTTGGCTGTGGGATGATCAGGGCAATAAATATTTGGACTTTATGAGCGGCATTGCCGTCACCAATCTGGGACATGCGCCACAGGCGGTCAAGGAAGCGCTGGTCAAGCAGCTTGATGAGCTGTGGCATGTGTCCAATCTGTTTCACATTCCGAATCAGGAGCAGGCAGCAAGTCTGCTCGTGCAGCATAGCTGCGCCGATGCTGTCTTCTTCTGCAACTCGGGTGCAGAGGCGAATGAAGCGGCGATCAAGCTGGCGCGGCGCTATCAGCAGAAGGTGCAGGACAACGGTCGCTATGAGATTATCACATTGACGCAATCGTTCCACGGTCGCACGCTGGCGACTCTGACCGCGACAGGACAGGATAAGGTCAAGGAAGGGTTCGGCCCGCTGCCGGAGGGCTTCTCCTATGTGCCGCTTCATGACGAGGCGGCGCTGGAGGCAGCCATCACGGATAAGACAGCCGCGATCATGCTGGAGACTGTACAGGCCGAAGGCGGCGTCTATCCCGTGCGTCCAGCGTATCTGGAGTTTGTACGCGAGCTATGCGACCGACATGGCATCCTGCTGATTATCGACGAGATTCAGACCGGTATGGGGCGTACAGGCAAGCTGTTCTCCTACGAGCATTACAGCGTGGAGCCGGACATCTTCACCCTTGCCAAGGGGCTCGGAAGCGGATTTCCGGTTGGCGCGATGCTGGCGAAGGAGAAGCTGCGCGAGGCGTTCGCTCCTGGCAGCCACGGCTCGACGTTTGGCGGTACGCCGCTGGCGACCGCTGCCGTCAAGGCAACAGTGGAGACGCTGGTGGGGGACAAGGTGGCTGAGCGTGCAGCGGCTGCAGGCAGCTATCTGATGGAGCAGTTGCGGACGGCGCTTGCCTCCAATCCATTCGTGAAGGAAGTACGCGGCAAAGGGTTGCTGATCGGTATTGAATGTGCGGCTCCGGTCGGTGAGCTGATCACCGAAGCTCGTAATCGCGGGCTGCTGATGATCACCGCAGGGCCGAACGTAATTCGTCTGTTGCCAAGTCTGGTTATCACCAATGAAGATATCGATCATGGGGTGCGCATCTTGACAGCGCTGCTGGCAGAGCAGGCCGCTCCCGTGGCATCCGAATAG
- a CDS encoding endonuclease MutS2 has translation MDQKVMERLDYLKVKERLEEFAVSYLGRQHIQEMRPSALAGRVRQQLDEAAEALAMVRQGASVPIPSLEGMETILALLGTGYIYSERDLEKLAQFLRSCGQLVKYMAAKQEVAPRLSSYASSIRLLRPLLGELEQMIRNGRIVDSASKELAKARKRIAMCEDKLRRKVDALVNQYKKLMQEPLVSKRGDRYVLPIKKEHRRLVKGVALDESASGQTVFMEPTELNVLQGELAALRAEEAREETKILSELSELVELSSAELRANAETVGVYDYIIARGKYAQAIGGCNVELNDEGRMELRDARHPLLAERMVPLQFRIGHSYRTLIITGPNTGGKTMALKTVGLLTLMVQSGLLVPVGEGSCFALFQKLAADIGDGQSIEHELSTFSAHITNMKQVLAEADRSTLVLIDEMASGTDPGEGVGLSIAMLEELHERGSIVIVTTHFNEIKHFAAVTPGFENARMEFDTETLEPLYRLRIGEAGESYALAIAARLGLPPRIISRSRDVMARMRQGDPSAGEQAEPLEKTLSAEASMPGAVEEEQQPAGAVNSCAEERKASSWSDYQHMEAAPAGASEQSNRMTAERNHDPMIEIEEKQPELSAESEELAAPNESEEQAGKTEQASARVKLQLGDSVYIPYLDKTGIVYALQDALGHVGVQVQGQKLRINHKRLRLHIPAAELYPPDYDLDIVFETKDNRKKRKLMSRKHVEGLFIEQAGEERDGRS, from the coding sequence ATGGATCAGAAGGTCATGGAACGGCTAGATTATCTCAAGGTAAAGGAAAGGCTGGAGGAATTCGCAGTCTCTTACCTGGGCAGGCAGCATATTCAGGAGATGAGGCCCTCGGCGCTGGCAGGCCGGGTGCGGCAGCAACTGGACGAAGCGGCGGAGGCGCTTGCCATGGTGAGGCAAGGGGCGAGTGTGCCGATTCCATCCCTGGAGGGGATGGAGACAATTCTGGCATTGCTCGGCACCGGCTATATATACAGTGAACGCGACCTGGAGAAGTTGGCACAGTTTCTCCGCAGTTGTGGCCAACTGGTCAAGTATATGGCGGCCAAGCAGGAGGTCGCTCCGCGGCTGAGCAGCTATGCAAGCTCGATCCGTCTGCTCAGGCCGCTGCTTGGCGAGCTGGAGCAGATGATTCGCAACGGGCGAATCGTGGATAGCGCGAGCAAGGAGCTCGCCAAGGCGCGCAAGCGCATCGCCATGTGTGAGGATAAGCTGCGTCGCAAGGTCGATGCGCTGGTGAACCAGTACAAAAAGCTGATGCAAGAGCCGCTAGTCAGCAAGCGCGGCGATCGGTATGTGCTGCCGATTAAGAAGGAGCATCGTCGCCTGGTCAAGGGGGTAGCGCTGGACGAATCAGCGAGCGGCCAGACCGTGTTTATGGAGCCGACCGAGCTAAATGTGCTGCAGGGCGAGCTGGCTGCGCTGCGAGCTGAGGAAGCGCGCGAGGAGACGAAAATATTGAGCGAGCTAAGTGAACTCGTGGAGCTGTCATCGGCCGAGCTGCGCGCCAATGCAGAGACGGTGGGCGTCTATGACTATATTATAGCCAGAGGCAAATATGCGCAGGCGATCGGCGGGTGCAATGTGGAGCTGAATGACGAGGGCAGGATGGAGCTGCGCGATGCGCGGCATCCGCTGCTGGCAGAACGTATGGTGCCGTTGCAGTTCCGCATTGGCCACAGCTACAGGACATTAATTATTACTGGGCCGAACACCGGGGGCAAGACGATGGCACTGAAAACGGTTGGCCTGCTGACCTTAATGGTGCAATCGGGTCTGCTCGTGCCCGTAGGCGAGGGCAGTTGCTTCGCTCTATTCCAGAAGCTAGCAGCAGATATTGGGGATGGACAGAGTATTGAGCATGAGCTGAGCACCTTCTCCGCCCATATCACCAATATGAAGCAGGTGCTGGCAGAGGCCGATCGCTCGACGCTGGTGCTGATTGATGAGATGGCTTCCGGTACAGACCCTGGAGAAGGCGTCGGACTGTCAATTGCCATGCTGGAGGAGCTGCATGAGCGTGGTTCGATCGTTATCGTGACGACACACTTTAACGAGATTAAGCATTTTGCAGCGGTGACGCCGGGCTTTGAGAACGCCCGCATGGAATTCGACACCGAAACTCTGGAGCCGCTATATCGGCTGCGGATCGGCGAGGCCGGGGAGAGCTATGCACTGGCCATCGCAGCCCGGCTCGGCCTGCCGCCGCGCATCATCTCCCGTTCACGAGATGTAATGGCGAGGATGCGGCAAGGCGATCCGTCGGCAGGAGAACAGGCAGAACCGCTGGAGAAGACCCTGTCCGCTGAAGCCAGTATGCCTGGAGCTGTGGAAGAAGAGCAGCAGCCGGCAGGGGCAGTCAACTCCTGCGCAGAGGAGCGGAAAGCCTCCTCTTGGTCGGACTACCAGCATATGGAGGCTGCTCCTGCAGGAGCAAGTGAACAGTCGAATCGAATGACCGCGGAGCGCAATCACGATCCTATGATTGAGATAGAAGAGAAGCAGCCCGAATTGTCTGCAGAGTCTGAAGAGCTAGCTGCACCTAATGAGTCTGAGGAGCAGGCAGGTAAGACAGAGCAAGCATCAGCCCGTGTGAAGCTGCAGTTAGGGGATTCCGTCTATATCCCGTATCTGGATAAGACAGGAATTGTCTATGCTCTCCAGGACGCGCTGGGCCATGTCGGCGTACAGGTACAGGGGCAGAAGCTGCGCATCAATCACAAGCGGCTGCGGCTTCATATCCCGGCTGCCGAGCTGTATCCCCCGGATTATGATCTGGACATCGTGTTCGAGACGAAGGATAATCGCAAGAAGCGCAAGCTCATGAGCCGCAAGCATGTGGAAGGACTCTTCATCGAGCAGGCAGGGGAGGAGCGTGATGGCCGCAGCTAA
- a CDS encoding MMPL family transporter, which translates to MGTWLNGLGSAVYALRKWIIALWIAVVLALAGFAIQLPDVLKGNGFMVEGSYKQVNKLLKEHFNVYSSTVILLFEQPDSMRDTALAHHVEQALDRLQALELSGLVQIASPYPGDGVVVQPSMLKDGVAYMAFSFDLEQKNMKDNLKKIRSAVDVLKEAGSPVKLTGAPIVEDDLNTASQEDLTRAEMIGLPVALIVLLLAFGGLIAAALPLVVGLISVASTLGVLYFWGLQMELAVFLLNVVFMLGLALGIDFALLFVNRFRQELGSHPVAEAVRISVQTAGESIIFSGICVFIGLAGLLFIQIDIFRVVALGGMTVVFFSIVSALTLLPALLSVLGHRINRFMLLKPRAHAEGDASLWLRFSRTVMKRPIFMMLAALAILLTAMLPVRSMELRVPDTNSLPEHYESRIAYDLYKRTFMPDDNAEAVLIATASRAVTESQELERLYRLQKRLQQDSYVARVESLFTLAGNITPQQWQAGMSNPVQAAGLKQATAAMTSGNLALLRVHLKGGNFDAQTKQWVKGWEREQDGLNIKVGGYAKFNQEIFDEIAAKVGYSLTLILGATYLVLLAAFRSVLIPLKAIVMNALSLGATFGLLVWIFQDGLLGMEQSSIALFIPIFIFSIVFGLSTDYEVFLISRIQEIYRKTGDNDQATVEGLALTSKIITSAAAIMIVITGAFAFTGVMPVKQLGVGIALAIFIDATLVRMVLVPSMMKLLGRWNWWAPRFLQFRSARRETS; encoded by the coding sequence ATGGGAACATGGCTTAACGGATTAGGGTCTGCGGTCTACGCCCTCCGCAAATGGATCATCGCATTATGGATCGCTGTGGTGCTTGCCCTCGCGGGCTTCGCCATTCAATTGCCAGATGTGCTCAAGGGAAATGGATTTATGGTCGAAGGCTCCTACAAACAAGTAAATAAGCTGCTCAAGGAGCATTTCAATGTGTACTCCTCTACAGTTATTCTGCTGTTTGAGCAACCGGATAGCATGCGCGACACAGCATTGGCCCACCATGTCGAACAAGCATTAGACCGTCTGCAGGCGCTTGAATTATCCGGCTTGGTGCAGATTGCCTCCCCCTATCCCGGCGACGGAGTTGTGGTGCAGCCGTCTATGCTGAAGGATGGAGTAGCCTACATGGCCTTCAGCTTTGATCTGGAGCAAAAAAATATGAAAGACAATCTGAAGAAAATTCGGTCTGCTGTTGATGTACTGAAGGAAGCAGGCTCACCTGTTAAGCTGACCGGGGCGCCTATCGTCGAGGACGATCTGAATACTGCCAGCCAGGAGGACCTGACTCGAGCGGAGATGATCGGTCTCCCCGTGGCACTGATTGTGCTGCTCCTGGCGTTTGGCGGGCTTATAGCAGCAGCGCTGCCGCTCGTGGTCGGACTAATCAGTGTCGCAAGCACGTTGGGCGTATTATATTTCTGGGGTCTGCAGATGGAGCTGGCCGTTTTCCTGCTCAATGTGGTCTTCATGCTTGGACTGGCGCTCGGCATCGACTTCGCGTTGCTGTTTGTGAATCGCTTCCGTCAGGAGCTCGGCTCACATCCTGTTGCGGAGGCAGTTCGTATCTCCGTGCAAACCGCGGGTGAATCCATTATTTTCTCCGGGATCTGCGTGTTTATCGGTCTCGCCGGCTTGCTGTTCATCCAGATCGATATATTCAGAGTGGTGGCCCTCGGCGGTATGACGGTCGTCTTCTTCTCGATCGTGTCCGCACTGACACTGCTGCCTGCGCTGCTGTCCGTGCTTGGGCATCGAATCAATCGTTTCATGCTCCTTAAACCCCGTGCCCATGCGGAGGGGGATGCCAGCTTGTGGCTTCGCTTCTCGCGGACTGTTATGAAGCGGCCTATCTTCATGATGCTGGCGGCGCTGGCCATTCTACTTACAGCGATGCTGCCTGTACGCAGCATGGAGCTGAGAGTCCCGGATACCAACTCGCTGCCCGAGCATTATGAATCGAGGATTGCTTACGACCTCTATAAGCGAACCTTTATGCCAGATGATAACGCCGAAGCGGTACTGATCGCCACAGCAAGCAGAGCGGTCACCGAGTCGCAGGAACTGGAGCGGCTATACCGGCTGCAGAAGCGGTTACAGCAAGACAGCTACGTAGCGCGGGTCGAATCACTGTTCACCCTGGCTGGCAATATAACGCCGCAGCAATGGCAAGCAGGCATGAGCAACCCGGTGCAGGCTGCCGGATTAAAGCAGGCTACTGCGGCCATGACCAGCGGTAACCTGGCTCTGCTTCGCGTTCATCTGAAGGGCGGTAACTTTGATGCCCAGACGAAGCAGTGGGTCAAAGGCTGGGAGCGCGAGCAAGATGGCTTGAACATCAAGGTTGGCGGGTATGCCAAATTCAATCAGGAGATATTCGATGAGATTGCCGCCAAGGTCGGGTATAGCCTGACGCTGATCCTGGGGGCGACCTACCTGGTGCTGCTGGCTGCATTCCGCTCCGTGCTCATCCCGCTCAAGGCCATTGTTATGAATGCGCTCAGTCTGGGCGCTACGTTCGGGCTGCTTGTATGGATTTTTCAAGATGGTCTGCTCGGCATGGAGCAATCCAGCATTGCGCTGTTCATTCCGATCTTTATATTCAGCATTGTATTTGGACTGAGCACCGATTATGAGGTGTTTCTGATCTCGCGCATTCAGGAGATTTACCGCAAGACTGGAGATAATGATCAAGCGACTGTCGAGGGGCTGGCGTTAACGAGCAAAATCATCACGTCCGCCGCTGCGATCATGATCGTCATCACTGGCGCCTTTGCCTTCACAGGTGTCATGCCGGTCAAGCAGCTCGGCGTTGGCATCGCACTGGCGATCTTCATTGATGCTACACTCGTGCGCATGGTGCTCGTCCCGTCGATGATGAAGCTGCTGGGCCGTTGGAACTGGTGGGCGCCACGCTTCCTGCAGTTTCGCTCGGCGCGTCGAGAAACCTCCTAG
- a CDS encoding argininosuccinate synthase, with the protein MAKEKIVLAYSGGLDTSVILKWLKETYDAEIIAFTADIGQKDELDGLEEKALATGASKVYIDDLREEFAKDFIYPMFQAGALYEGQYLLGTSIARPLIAKRMVDIARAEGATAIAHGATGKGNDQIRFELTAAALAPEINVIAPWRLESFREQFPGRAEMIAYAEQHGIPVQASAAKPYSMDRNLLHISFESGMLEDPWFDASAEENRDMYVLSVSPEEAPDQAEYVELSFEGGNCVSINGEQLNPLQVMDKLNELGGKHGIGRVDMVENRFVGMKSRGVYETPGGTILFTAHRKMESLTMDREVMHLRDSLIAKYSTLVYNGFWFAPERLALQALVTESQKNVSGVVRLKLYKGNVIGAGVKSPVSLYNPDIATMEADPSQAYDQGDATGFIRLNALRLKVSSGVEQSRK; encoded by the coding sequence ATGGCAAAAGAGAAAATTGTATTGGCTTACTCTGGAGGCCTGGATACGTCAGTTATCCTGAAATGGCTGAAAGAAACGTATGATGCGGAAATCATCGCCTTCACGGCGGACATCGGACAGAAGGATGAACTGGACGGACTGGAGGAAAAAGCACTTGCTACAGGCGCGTCCAAGGTGTACATCGACGATCTGCGCGAGGAGTTCGCCAAGGATTTCATCTATCCGATGTTCCAGGCTGGCGCACTGTATGAGGGTCAATACCTGCTGGGCACCTCTATCGCTCGTCCATTGATCGCCAAGCGGATGGTGGACATCGCCAGAGCTGAAGGCGCAACAGCGATTGCTCATGGCGCAACAGGCAAGGGCAATGACCAGATCCGCTTCGAGCTGACTGCGGCGGCGCTCGCTCCAGAGATCAATGTGATCGCGCCATGGCGCCTGGAGAGCTTCCGCGAGCAATTCCCGGGACGCGCCGAGATGATCGCTTATGCTGAGCAGCACGGCATCCCGGTGCAGGCTTCGGCGGCGAAGCCGTACTCCATGGACCGCAATCTGCTGCATATCAGTTTTGAGAGCGGCATGCTGGAGGACCCTTGGTTTGATGCGAGTGCAGAAGAGAACCGGGATATGTATGTATTGAGCGTCTCCCCTGAGGAAGCGCCGGATCAGGCAGAATATGTGGAGCTGTCCTTCGAGGGCGGAAATTGTGTGTCGATCAATGGCGAGCAGCTAAATCCGTTGCAGGTAATGGATAAGCTCAATGAGCTGGGCGGCAAGCATGGGATCGGCCGTGTCGACATGGTGGAGAACCGCTTCGTCGGCATGAAGAGCCGCGGTGTATACGAGACACCGGGCGGCACGATTCTGTTCACGGCGCACCGCAAGATGGAGTCGCTGACGATGGACCGCGAGGTGATGCATCTGCGTGATTCGCTGATCGCCAAGTACAGCACGCTGGTCTACAACGGCTTCTGGTTCGCGCCAGAGCGTCTGGCATTGCAGGCGCTGGTGACAGAAAGCCAAAAGAACGTGAGCGGTGTTGTTCGCTTGAAGCTATATAAAGGCAATGTCATCGGTGCGGGTGTCAAAAGCCCTGTCAGCCTCTACAATCCCGACATTGCGACGATGGAGGCGGATCCTTCCCAGGCCTATGATCAGGGCGATGCGACCGGCTTTATCCGTCTGAATGCGCTGCGTCTGAAGGTATCCTCTGGCGTGGAGCAAAGCCGCAAGTAG
- the argF gene encoding ornithine carbamoyltransferase, whose translation MQSTLKEELAVSLKGRDFLGLSDYTPEELRYLLDLGIELKRKQKAGEVYHPLKGKTLGMIFEKSSTRTRVSFEVGMYQLGGHALFLSRNDLQIGRGETVADTAQVMSRYLDGIMIRTYAHRTVIDLARSATVPVINGLTDRSHPCQVMADFQTILEHKGKLEGLKLAYIGDGNNMVHSLVMGAAKLGVHISVASPAGYEANAEIIRQSKEVAAESGAQIHVCNDAREAIEGADVVYTDVWASMGFEAEQKEREQAFANYQVNDELVQHAKQDYLFMHCLPAHRGEEVSESVIDGANSIIFDQAENRLHAQKAIMAAIM comes from the coding sequence ATGCAAAGCACACTCAAGGAAGAATTGGCCGTGAGCCTCAAGGGTCGGGATTTCCTCGGCCTGTCGGATTATACGCCCGAGGAGCTGCGTTATTTGCTCGATCTGGGTATTGAATTGAAGCGCAAGCAGAAGGCGGGAGAGGTCTACCATCCGCTGAAGGGCAAAACCTTGGGCATGATTTTCGAGAAATCATCAACCCGCACGCGCGTATCCTTCGAGGTCGGCATGTATCAGTTGGGCGGCCATGCGCTGTTTCTGAGCCGCAATGATCTGCAGATCGGGCGCGGCGAGACTGTGGCGGACACCGCGCAGGTCATGTCCCGTTATCTGGATGGCATCATGATCCGTACTTATGCGCACCGCACCGTTATTGATCTGGCGAGAAGCGCGACCGTTCCGGTTATTAATGGTCTGACCGACCGCTCGCACCCATGCCAGGTAATGGCTGATTTCCAGACCATTCTGGAGCATAAGGGCAAGCTGGAGGGCTTGAAGCTGGCTTATATCGGAGATGGCAACAACATGGTGCATTCACTCGTAATGGGCGCCGCCAAGCTGGGCGTTCATATCTCGGTGGCGAGCCCGGCGGGATATGAGGCCAATGCGGAAATTATTCGCCAGAGCAAAGAGGTGGCAGCAGAGAGCGGTGCGCAGATTCATGTCTGCAACGATGCGCGCGAGGCGATTGAAGGCGCTGATGTCGTGTATACGGATGTGTGGGCGAGCATGGGCTTTGAGGCGGAGCAAAAGGAGCGCGAGCAGGCATTTGCCAACTATCAGGTCAATGATGAACTGGTTCAGCATGCGAAGCAGGATTACCTGTTCATGCACTGTCTACCGGCACACCGCGGCGAGGAAGTAAGCGAGAGTGTCATTGATGGCGCAAATTCCATAATTTTTGACCAGGCTGAGAATCGCCTGCACGCACAGAAGGCCATTATGGCTGCAATTATGTAG